A DNA window from Setaria viridis chromosome 2, Setaria_viridis_v4.0, whole genome shotgun sequence contains the following coding sequences:
- the LOC117845670 gene encoding uncharacterized protein: protein MNCIKSALLSGHRPHPLTASAVAAAAPQHQQVGGAASFHSTPVLQRKRKTQWHNRFNYYAKRRRNRENKRSMIRNMSEYAEYLFQSWRDEDEKTDASSGPSWFRGHRWVRNSNNNGFRTHDFYYGNFRSRGGFEFCTSDEDEDEPEILFRDAFRDQHTYYWSFSSDNFQWRNSRRARSEKSRKWSSETDDEDEVSTPSEVSLARQALGLSTSGPLKLEDVKSAYRACALRWHPDRHNGSSKATAEEKFKHCSAAYQTLCDSLAAA from the exons ATGAATTGCATCAAGTCGGCTCTACTCTccggccaccgcccgcacccCCTCACGGCgtctgcggtggcggcggcggccccgcagCATCAGCAGGTGGGGGGCGCCGCGTCGTTCCACTCCACCCCCGTCCTACAGCGGAAGCGCAAGACGCAGTGGCACAAC AGATTCAACTATTATGCAAAACGCAGGAGGAATAGAGAAAATAAAAGGTCGATGATACGGAATATGTCGGAGTATGCAGAGTACCTCTTCCAG AGTTGGCGTGATGAAGACGAGAAAACCGATGCATCTAGTGGACCTTCATGGTTTAGAGGACATCGTTGGGTTAGGAATTCAAACAACAATGGTTTCCGTACACATGATTTTTATTACGGGAATTTCAGAAGCAGAG GAGGATTTGAATTTTGCACGagtgatgaggatgaggatgaacCAGAGATTCTGTTTCGTGATGCTTTTCGAGACCAGCACACATATTATTGGTCTTTTTCCTCCGATAATTTTCAATGGAGGAACTCCAGACGTGCTCGCTCAGAAAAATCCAGAAAATGGAGTTCTGAAACAGACGATGAGGATGAAGTATCCACTCCATCAGAGGTATCTTTAGCACGGCAAGCTCTGGGATTGAGCACTTCTGGTCCGCTAAAACTTGAAGATGTTAAAAGCGC ATACCGAGCATGTGCACTTAGATGGCACCCAGATCGCCACAATGGCTCATCTAAG GCTACAGCGGAGGAGAAATTCAAGCATTGCAGTGCAGCATACCAGACCTTATgcgatagtttggctgctgcATAG